In Mastomys coucha isolate ucsf_1 unplaced genomic scaffold, UCSF_Mcou_1 pScaffold20, whole genome shotgun sequence, one DNA window encodes the following:
- the LOC116098388 gene encoding taste receptor type 2 member 116, whose protein sequence is MNGVLQITFIVILNVEFIIGIFGNGFIAVVNIKDLVKGRKISSVDQILIALAISRTALLLLILVSWWIYMLYPGQWMTERIVGIVHSIWTIFNQSTLWFATSLSIFCFFKVANFSNPIFLYLKIRVEKVMTGTLIISLVLLCLNIIVLNAPENILITEYNVTMSNSLILNNTQLSMLFPFANTVFVFIPFAVSLVTFLLLVFSLWKHQRKMRNSTHGCSDASTKVHIRALQTLIASIILYSIFFLSLVVKVWSSLLLERTLLLLITQAARTAFPSMHSWVLILGNAKLRKASLSVILWLRCRQKDGNARVHRPGAHLSGSS, encoded by the coding sequence ATGAACGGTGTCCTACAGATCACATTTATAGTCATTCTAAATGTGGAATTTATAATTGGCATCTTTGGCAATGGGTTCATAGCAGTGGTGAACATAAAGGACTTGGTCAAGGGAAGAAAGATCTCTTCAGTGGATCAGATCCTCATTGCTCTGGCCATCTCCAGAACTGCACTGCTGTTGTTAATATTAGTGAGTTGGTGGATATATATGCTTTACCCAGGACAATGGATGACTGAAAGAATAGTTGGCATAGTACACAGTATATGGACAATATTCAACCAGAGTACTCTTTGGTTTGCTACAAGTCTCAgcatcttttgttttttcaaggtaGCAAATTTTTCCAAccctattttcctttatttaaagatCAGAGTTGAAAAAGTAATGACAGGGACATTGATAATATCTTTAGTTCTCTTGTGCTTAAATATTATAGTTCTTAATGCACCTGAGAACATTTTAATCACTGAATATAACGTAACTATGTCTAACAGCTTGATCTTGAATAACACACAACTTTCTATGTTGTTTCCATTTGCCAACACCGTATTTGTGTTCATACCTTTTGCTGTATCACTGGTCActtttctccttcttgttttttccctttggaaACATCAGAGGAAGATGCGAAACAGTACCCATGGATGCAGTGATGCCAGCACCAAGGTCCATATCAGAGCCTTGCAGACACTGATTGCCTCCATCATCCTGtattccattttcttcctgtctcttgttGTCAAGGTTTGGAGTTCTCTGCTTCTGGAAAGAACACTGCTGCTTTTGATCACACAGGCTGCAAGAACAGCCTTTCCCTCCATGCACTCCTGGGTCCTGATTCTGGGCAACGCTAAGCTGAGAAAGGCTTCTCTCTCTGTAATCCTGTGGCTGAGGTGCAGGCAGAAAGATGGAAATGCTAGAGTGCACAGACCTGGCGCTCATTTAAGTGGGTCATCTTGA
- the LOC116100025 gene encoding taste receptor type 2 member 110-like has protein sequence MFSETIKSNDVFTFTIIIFVEVVIGILGNGFIALVNIMDWTKRRRISSVDQILTALALTRLVYVWSMLIYILLCILCPHLLMRSEMLTVMGITWILNNHFSIWLATCLGIFYFLKIANFSNSLFLYLKWRVKKVVLMIILVSIIFLILNLFSLRMYDHLSINVYEGNMSYSFRNSLQFPRIFLFINSSEVFLIINSSHVFFPINSLFMLIPFIVSLVAFLMLIFSLYKHHKKMQVNAKRTRDASTMAHIKALQTGLSFLLLYAVCLLFLVIGMLTLGMMSGKLIILFDHISGMVFPISHSFVLIMGNNKLRQATLSVLPCLRCQGKDMDTMGS, from the coding sequence ATGttctcagagacaataaagaGCAATGATGTGTTTACTTTTACAATAATAATATTTGTGGAAGTAGTAATTGGAATCTTAGGAAATGGATTTATAGCACTAGTGAATATCATGGACTGGACCAAGAGAAGAAGGATCTCTTCAGTGGATCAGATTCTTACTGCCTTGGCCCTTACCAGACTCGTTTATGTGTGGTCTATGCTCATTTACATATTGTTATGCATACTGTGCCCACATTTGCTTATGAGATCAGAAATGCTTACAGTAATGGGTATTACCTGGATACTCAACAACCATTTCAGCATCTGGCTTGCTACATGCCTTGGTATCTTTTATTTCCTCAAGATAGCCaatttttctaattctttatttctttacctAAAGTGGAGAGTTAAAAAAGTGGTTTTAATGATAATACTGGTATcaataattttcttgattttaaacCTGTTTTCTCTAAGGATGTATGATCATTTATCAATTAATGTTTATGAAGGCAATATGTCTTATAGTTTTAGGAATTCACTACAATTTCCCAGAATTTTCTTATTCATCAACTCATCTGAAGTTTTCTTAATCATCAACTCATCACATGTTTTCTTCCCCATCAACTCCCTGTTCATGCTCATACCTTTCATAGTATCCCTGGTAGCTTTTCTCATGCTCATCTTCTCACTGTATAAGCATCACAAGAAGATGCAGGTCAATGCCAAACGAACTAGAGATGCTAGTACCATGGCCCACATTAAAGCCTTGCAAACTGGGCTCTCCTTCCTGCTGCTGTATGCAGTATGCTTACTTTTTCTTGTCATAGGAATGTTGACCCTTGGAATGATGAGtggaaaattaataattttatttgatcaCATTTCTGGAATGGTTTTTCCTATAAGCCATTCATTTGTGCTGATTATGGGAAACAATAAGCTGAGACAAGCCACTCTTTCTGTGTTGCCTTGTCTGAGGTGTCAGGGCAAAGATATGGACACCATGGGTTCCTAA